Genomic segment of Pseudomonas iranensis:
TCAGGCGCGAACCGCTCGGGTTGTAGTTGCCACCCGCGCGTTTGTGGGCGAATTCGAGCAAGCGTTTCTTGAAGAAGATTGCCAGGGCGGTGGCGAAGAGGACGAAGCCGAGCGCCTGTTTGATGATGGCGTTCATCGCGTCCGGCGCGGTGTGCAGGGTGCTGAGGAACCACAGGGTCATGGCCACGGCTGGCACGCTGCCGAGGGTCAGCCAGCCGGTGATCGCCCAGTCGATGTTCTTGTTCTTCCTGTGAACGAGGACGCCGCTGGATTTGGTGATCGCAGCGTACAGCAGATCGGTACCCACCGCCGTCGCCGGGTTGATGCCGAACCACAGCAGGATCGGCGTCATCAACGAACCGCCGCCGACCCCGGTCATGCCTACGATAAACCCCACCACCAGCCCGGCAATCACCAGGCCGAAATTTGCCAATTCCATTCAAACGTCCAGAAAACGACAGGAAAATCTGGCCCGCAGCATAGCGATTTTTCTTATAACCACATATATCGATGCGGTCTATCGTTATGCCATATCGAATTCACCGCAGATCCCACAGTGGATCTTTGCGCTACAGCAAACCTGCGGGGCTCACTGCACCGGCAGGAAATTCAAGAACAGCAGACTCTGCGCGTAATTCAGGCCGATCCTGCGATAGCGCTCATCGAGCATCTGCGTGAGCAGATCCAGGCGCGCGACGATTTTGCTGAATTCGGTGGCGAAGCTGAGGTTGCTGCCCTCCTCCGAGATTTCGTTGGAGAACAGCAACGGCTGGCCTTCCTTGTTCTGCCGTTGCGACAAAATCCACATGGCTTTTTCGATGTTGCGCGCGGCGTTGTGCACGAACGTCGGGTTGATCGCGTCGGTCATGTAGAACTCGGTGCGATTGCCGTGGGCGGTGACCAGCATGCTGCCGATCGCATAGATGAACGCGCCGACGCGGTCGCCGAGGAATTCCGGGCTCATCGCATAGCTCAGCGCCGCCAGATCCTTGCGCCCGCCCAGCACGGGCAACGGCTGCTGTTGCTCGACGGCGAGGCGCACCTGTTTCACGGCGGCGTTGACGGTGAGGAAACCGGATTTGCGCAGCTCTTCCGGGTTGCGCAGGTAGAGCTTGCCCATCAATCGATAGAGGCTGTCGAGGTTGTCGCGCATCGCCAGGGTGGCCATACGGTCGACGCTGGTCTGCAGAAATTCCTGCGGCTGCCCTTCTCGTATCTGATTGAAAAATCCATTGCCGTTCTGGTGGCTGCAGCCGCTGAGCAACAGCGACAACAGACAGGCCAGCAGCAGGCACGGGCGGCGGTGAGCGGAGGTGATCAGGGCAAAAACACTCGGCATGAAGTCTCGGACAGGCACATTCCTGTGCGGCGGGAGTCACCGCATCCTGGCCATGCATAGAGCCGCCGATTGCGAAAAAGTGCAGTGCCCGGACGGTGAGCCGACCTTCGGCGCTTTTCGCCACATCAATTAGTCGGACTTTATATTTGCCAAAAGCGGTAAATCCGCTATAAATCTTCTCTCTCGACTCAAATAGCATGACTAGTGACATGTAGGAGCTGCCGAAGGCTGCGATCTTTTGATCTAGCTT
This window contains:
- a CDS encoding sulfite exporter TauE/SafE family protein, with the translated sequence MELANFGLVIAGLVVGFIVGMTGVGGGSLMTPILLWFGINPATAVGTDLLYAAITKSSGVLVHRKNKNIDWAITGWLTLGSVPAVAMTLWFLSTLHTAPDAMNAIIKQALGFVLFATALAIFFKKRLLEFAHKRAGGNYNPSGSRLNIMTVITGLILGTMVALTSIGAGALGTVALFILYPLLPTRRLVGTEIAHAVPLTLVAGLGHASMGNMDWGVLGFLLMGSLPGIWLGSHLTGRISDEVLRPCLATMLVLIGYKLAF